Proteins from one Limanda limanda chromosome 9, fLimLim1.1, whole genome shotgun sequence genomic window:
- the tbc1d23 gene encoding TBC1 domain family member 23 isoform X1 — MADAAEEALHGSWDQDLADALDSGGSDTEMERGIAQVQEQSAQHRAKMWKIALNVSGKGDSLSPWDGVLDLPEQTPIHNRSQQLIDQLGLSEEESSDMVSDVESVITFYCKSRNITFTPELSWPHLLKPLLGLMLPRSDLYNCFYAVMNKYIPRDCVPNGRPFHLFRLLLQYHEPELCSFLDTKKITPDSYAINWLGSIFSSHCLPDVTQALWDIYLQQADPFLIFFIMLVMLVNAKESILTQEGDGKEEIIKMLEAFPSLLESEDVEDLFSLAQYYQSKTPLSLRKMNQNLFGSSLVALKEEDTDLSQALCLPVSVPEILQANQLQQDGVRFFVVDCRPAEQYNAGHLSTAFHLDSDLMLQNPSEFALSVKSLLDAQKQSLESGSIASGEHLCFMGSGREEEDMYMNMVLAHFLQKNKEYVCITKGGFMALQQHLVDINVEGLDSSYLHWIVSTSGSHSSLSSADGESLSSPGDGKGVKSLVNKMTFAFKSKSVNVKEKMISFIENTSTPVDRHVSSSDRVGKPYRGVKPVFSIGDEEEYDTDEIDSSSMSDDDRKEIVNIQTWMKKPDVKHHIPCNEVKETGHMFPSHLLITATHMYCLREIASRKGFAYIQSRQALNSVVKITSKKKHPELITFKFGSNNSAGVEISAVERYLIPNAGDATKVIKQQIMKVLDALESS, encoded by the exons ATGGCGGACGCCGCGGAGGAAGCGCTTCACGGCAGCTG GGACCAGGATCTAGCCGATGCTCTGGATTCTGGTGGTTCTGAcacggagatggagagaggcaTCGCCCAGGTGCAGGAACAGTCAGCCCAACACAGAGCCAAAATGTGGAAG ATCGCTCTCAATGTCTCTGGAAAAGGAGACAGTCTGTCTCCCTGGGACGGCGTCTTGGATTTACCAGAACAGACACCCATTCATAATCGAAGTCAACAGCTGATTG ATCAGCTGGGATTatcggaggaggagagcagtgaCATGGTGTCTGATGTTGAGTCAGTCATCACTTTCTACTGCAAGTCCCGCAACATCACCTTCACTCCAGAGCTGAGCTGGCCACACCTGCTCAAACCACTACTGGGGCTTATGCTTCCCCGCAGCGACCTCTACAACTGCTTCTATGCTGTTATGAACAAATACATCCCCAG GGACTGTGTGCCAAACGGTCGACCCTTCCACCTGTTCAGACTACTGCTGCAGTACCACGAGCCTGAGCTCTGCTCTTTCTTGGACACCAAAAAGATCACACCTGACTCCTACGCCATCAACTGG CTGGGTAGTATATTTTCCAGTCACTGCCTTCCTGATGTTACCCAGGCATTGTGGGACATCTACCTCCAGCAGGCTGACCccttcctcatcttcttcatcatgcTAGTTATGCTCGTCAATGCCAA AGAGAGCATCCTTACACAAGAAGGAGACGGCAAAGAGGAAATCATCA AAATGCTGGAAGCGTTTCCTTCGCTCCTGGAATCTGAAGACGTTGAAGATTTGTTTTCTCTGGCTCAGTATTATCAGAGCAAGACTCCATTGTCGCTCAGAAAG ATGAATCAGAATCTGTTTGGTAGCAGCCTGGTGGCTCTgaaagaggaggacacagaccTGAGTCAGGccctgtgtctccctgtgtctgtcccTGAAATCCTGCAGGCCAACCAGCTTCAGCAG GATGGTGTGCGGTTCTTTGTGGTGGACTGTCGGCCTGCGGAGCAGTACAATGCCGGGCACCTGTCCACGGCCTTCCACCTGGACTCTGACCTG ATGCTCCAGAATCCTTCTGAGTTTGCTCTCTCTGTGAAATCCCTGCTGGATGCTCAGAAGCAGTCTTTAGAGTCTGGTTCCATCGCCAGCGGAGAGCACCTGTGCTTCATGGGcagtgggagggaggaggaggacatgtaTATGAACATGGTGTTGGCCCATTTCCTGCAG aaaaacaaagaatatgTCTGCATCACTAAAGGAGGTTTCATGG CTCTTCAGCAGCATCTGGTTGACATTAATGTGGAAGGCCTGGACTCTTCATACCTCCACTGGATTGTCAGCACATCAGGGTCTCACAGCAGCCTCAGCTCTGCTGAT GGAGAGTCACTCAGCAGCCCTGGAGACGGCAAAGGAGTGAAGTCCCTGGTCAACAAAATGACATTTGCCTTCAAGTCCAAGTCGGTAAACGTGAAGGAGAAGATGATCAGCTTCATTGAAAATACTTCCACCCCTGTAGACAG GCACGTGAGCAGCAGCGACCGTGTCGGCAAACCTTACCGAGGTGTTAAACCTGTGTTCAGTAttggtgatgaagaggagtatGACACAG ATGAGATTGACAGCTCGTCCATGTCAGACGATGACAGGAAGGAGATTGTCAACATTCAGACCTGGATGAAAAAACCAGACGTAAAGCATCACATTCCATGTAATGAGGTGAAAGAAACTGGCCACATGTTCCCGAG CCACTTGTTGATCACAGCAACTCACATGTACTGCCTGAGGGAGATCGCCTCAAGGAAAGGCTTCGCCTACATCCAATCCAGACAAGCACTGAACTCTGTGGTGAAGATCACATCCAAAAAGAAGCACCCCGAACTGATCACATTcaaatttggcagcaacaacTCAGCTGGAGTGGAGATATCAGCAGTTGAGAG ATACTTGATACCAAACGCAGGCGACGCCACCAAAGTCATCAAGCAGCAGATCATGAAAGTGCTGGATGCTCTGGAAAGCTCGTAA
- the nit2 gene encoding omega-amidase NIT2, whose protein sequence is MSGLTRAMSKFRLAVVQLQVSGVKADNLGRARRLVKEAAERDSQVVLLPECFNSPYGTSFFSSYAERIPGESTQVLSEAAKENKVYLVGGSIPEEDGGKLYNSCTVFGPDGEMILKHRKIHLFDIDVPGKIRFQESETLSPGNSLSMFETPFCKVGVGICYDIRFAELAQLYSRKGCQLLVYPGAFNMTTGPAHWELLQRGRAVDNQLYVATASPARDESASYVAWGHSTVVNPWGEVISKAGAEEGVIYADIDLQYLADIRQQIPITAQRRSDIYTVSSVQEGSS, encoded by the exons ATGTCAGGATTAACCAGAGCAATGTCCA agtTCCGTCTGGCGGTGGTGCAGCTGCAGGTCAGCGGAGTGAAGGCGGACAACCTGGGCAGAGCCCGGAGGCTGGTGAAGGAGGCGGCGGAGCGGGACAGTCAGGTGGTGCTGCTGCcg GAATGCTTCAATTCTCCGTATGGAACCAGCTTCTTCTCTTCGTACGCTGAGAGGATCCCAGGAGAGTCCACCCAGGTTCTGTCAGAGGCAGCCAAGGAGAACAAGGTGTATCTGGTGGGAG GTTCCATCcctgaggaggatggagggaagtTGTATAACAGCTGCACAGTGTTCGGGCCTGATGGAGAGATGATTCTCAAACACagaaag ATTCACCTGTTCGACATCGACGTTCCGGGAAAGATTCGCTTCCAGGAGTCGGAGACGCTGAGTCCGGGCAACAGTTTGTCAATGTTTGAAACGC CGTTCTGTAAAGTCGGCGTGGGGATTTGCTACGACATCAGGTTTGCAGAGCTGGCGCAGCTCTACAGCAGGAAAG GCTGCCAGCTGCTAGTCTACCCCGGAGCCTTCAACATGACGACTGGTCCAGCGCACTGGGAGCTCCTGCAGAGGGGGAG GGCCGTAGATAACCAACTGTACGTGGCCACAGCGTCTCCTGCCAGAGATGAGAGCGCTTCGTACGTGGCCTGGGGTCACAGCACTGTTGTAAACCCATG GGGAGAAGTTATATCTAAGGCCGGAGCAGAGGAAGGTGTGATTTATGCTGATATAG ACCTGCAGTATTTGGCCGACATCCGGCAGCAGATCCCGATCACGGCCCAGCGTCGCAGTGACATCTACACAGTGTCGTCTGTGCAGGAGGGATCCAGCTGA
- the tbc1d23 gene encoding TBC1 domain family member 23 isoform X2, whose protein sequence is MADAAEEALHGSWDQDLADALDSGGSDTEMERGIAQVQEQSAQHRAKMWKIALNVSGKGDSLSPWDGVLDLPEQTPIHNRSQQLIDQLGLSEEESSDMVSDVESVITFYCKSRNITFTPELSWPHLLKPLLGLMLPRSDLYNCFYAVMNKYIPRDCVPNGRPFHLFRLLLQYHEPELCSFLDTKKITPDSYAINWLGSIFSSHCLPDVTQALWDIYLQQADPFLIFFIMLVMLVNAKESILTQEGDGKEEIIKMLEAFPSLLESEDVEDLFSLAQYYQSKTPLSLRKMNQNLFGSSLVALKEEDTDLSQALCLPVSVPEILQANQLQQDGVRFFVVDCRPAEQYNAGHLSTAFHLDSDLMLQNPSEFALSVKSLLDAQKQSLESGSIASGEHLCFMGSGREEEDMYMNMVLAHFLQKNKEYVCITKGGFMALQQHLVDINVEGLDSSYLHWIVSTSGSHSSLSSADGESLSSPGDGKGVKSLVNKMTFAFKSKSVNVKEKMISFIENTSTPVDRMSFNLPWPEKVIPDRHVSSSDRVGKPYRGVKPVFSIGDEEEYDTDEIDSSSMSDDDRKEIVNIQTWMKKPDVKHHIPCNEVKETGHMFPSHLLITATHMYCLREIASRKGFAYIQSRQALNSVVKITSKKKHPELITFKFGSNNSAGVEISAVERYLIPNAGDATKVIKQQIMKVLDALESS, encoded by the exons ATGGCGGACGCCGCGGAGGAAGCGCTTCACGGCAGCTG GGACCAGGATCTAGCCGATGCTCTGGATTCTGGTGGTTCTGAcacggagatggagagaggcaTCGCCCAGGTGCAGGAACAGTCAGCCCAACACAGAGCCAAAATGTGGAAG ATCGCTCTCAATGTCTCTGGAAAAGGAGACAGTCTGTCTCCCTGGGACGGCGTCTTGGATTTACCAGAACAGACACCCATTCATAATCGAAGTCAACAGCTGATTG ATCAGCTGGGATTatcggaggaggagagcagtgaCATGGTGTCTGATGTTGAGTCAGTCATCACTTTCTACTGCAAGTCCCGCAACATCACCTTCACTCCAGAGCTGAGCTGGCCACACCTGCTCAAACCACTACTGGGGCTTATGCTTCCCCGCAGCGACCTCTACAACTGCTTCTATGCTGTTATGAACAAATACATCCCCAG GGACTGTGTGCCAAACGGTCGACCCTTCCACCTGTTCAGACTACTGCTGCAGTACCACGAGCCTGAGCTCTGCTCTTTCTTGGACACCAAAAAGATCACACCTGACTCCTACGCCATCAACTGG CTGGGTAGTATATTTTCCAGTCACTGCCTTCCTGATGTTACCCAGGCATTGTGGGACATCTACCTCCAGCAGGCTGACCccttcctcatcttcttcatcatgcTAGTTATGCTCGTCAATGCCAA AGAGAGCATCCTTACACAAGAAGGAGACGGCAAAGAGGAAATCATCA AAATGCTGGAAGCGTTTCCTTCGCTCCTGGAATCTGAAGACGTTGAAGATTTGTTTTCTCTGGCTCAGTATTATCAGAGCAAGACTCCATTGTCGCTCAGAAAG ATGAATCAGAATCTGTTTGGTAGCAGCCTGGTGGCTCTgaaagaggaggacacagaccTGAGTCAGGccctgtgtctccctgtgtctgtcccTGAAATCCTGCAGGCCAACCAGCTTCAGCAG GATGGTGTGCGGTTCTTTGTGGTGGACTGTCGGCCTGCGGAGCAGTACAATGCCGGGCACCTGTCCACGGCCTTCCACCTGGACTCTGACCTG ATGCTCCAGAATCCTTCTGAGTTTGCTCTCTCTGTGAAATCCCTGCTGGATGCTCAGAAGCAGTCTTTAGAGTCTGGTTCCATCGCCAGCGGAGAGCACCTGTGCTTCATGGGcagtgggagggaggaggaggacatgtaTATGAACATGGTGTTGGCCCATTTCCTGCAG aaaaacaaagaatatgTCTGCATCACTAAAGGAGGTTTCATGG CTCTTCAGCAGCATCTGGTTGACATTAATGTGGAAGGCCTGGACTCTTCATACCTCCACTGGATTGTCAGCACATCAGGGTCTCACAGCAGCCTCAGCTCTGCTGAT GGAGAGTCACTCAGCAGCCCTGGAGACGGCAAAGGAGTGAAGTCCCTGGTCAACAAAATGACATTTGCCTTCAAGTCCAAGTCGGTAAACGTGAAGGAGAAGATGATCAGCTTCATTGAAAATACTTCCACCCCTGTAGACAG AATGTCTTTCAATCTGCCTTGGCCAGAGAAGGTGATTCCAGATCG GCACGTGAGCAGCAGCGACCGTGTCGGCAAACCTTACCGAGGTGTTAAACCTGTGTTCAGTAttggtgatgaagaggagtatGACACAG ATGAGATTGACAGCTCGTCCATGTCAGACGATGACAGGAAGGAGATTGTCAACATTCAGACCTGGATGAAAAAACCAGACGTAAAGCATCACATTCCATGTAATGAGGTGAAAGAAACTGGCCACATGTTCCCGAG CCACTTGTTGATCACAGCAACTCACATGTACTGCCTGAGGGAGATCGCCTCAAGGAAAGGCTTCGCCTACATCCAATCCAGACAAGCACTGAACTCTGTGGTGAAGATCACATCCAAAAAGAAGCACCCCGAACTGATCACATTcaaatttggcagcaacaacTCAGCTGGAGTGGAGATATCAGCAGTTGAGAG ATACTTGATACCAAACGCAGGCGACGCCACCAAAGTCATCAAGCAGCAGATCATGAAAGTGCTGGATGCTCTGGAAAGCTCGTAA